The Flavobacterium jumunjinense genome includes a region encoding these proteins:
- a CDS encoding tyrosine-type recombinase/integrase, with translation MEDIIFNFRKELQNLGYSKNAVNEYPKFVKKLLHYSKENPQKIKPKHIANYHRYLQEKPKTRGIGKLSEAYIKSQLLAIKLFFEYLERTQQINKNPFLLKVKTPQNKTRATLTVEEIKILYASCQNQLETTIIHLCYGCGLRRTEVQNLNIKDIHFSKKLLFIRKGKGKKRRVIPLTKSITKDLKKYYVESFQYRKKDQDSFLITPDGNRLLGNSIYNQFKKISKRNLLLKQQKICLHSLRHSIATHLLENDMSVEMVRDFLGHDQLKTTQIYTKINHLKLKQ, from the coding sequence ATGGAAGACATTATTTTCAACTTTAGAAAAGAATTACAAAACTTAGGCTATAGCAAAAATGCAGTAAATGAATATCCGAAATTTGTAAAAAAACTACTCCATTACAGCAAAGAAAATCCACAAAAAATAAAACCAAAACACATAGCAAACTATCATCGCTATTTACAAGAAAAACCAAAAACAAGAGGCATTGGAAAACTCAGTGAAGCCTACATAAAAAGTCAACTACTCGCTATAAAACTCTTTTTTGAATACTTAGAAAGAACACAACAAATCAATAAAAATCCGTTCCTATTAAAAGTAAAAACACCACAAAATAAAACAAGAGCAACGCTCACTGTAGAAGAGATAAAAATCCTTTACGCTTCTTGTCAAAACCAACTAGAAACCACCATTATACACTTGTGTTATGGTTGTGGACTCAGAAGAACCGAAGTACAAAATTTGAATATAAAAGACATTCATTTTTCTAAAAAATTACTCTTTATAAGAAAAGGAAAAGGCAAGAAAAGAAGAGTTATTCCATTAACAAAAAGCATCACCAAAGACTTAAAAAAATACTATGTAGAAAGTTTTCAATACAGAAAAAAAGACCAAGATAGTTTTTTAATTACTCCAGATGGAAACCGATTATTAGGCAATAGTATTTACAATCAATTTAAGAAAATAAGCAAAAGAAATCTGCTTTTAAAACAACAAAAAATCTGTTTACACTCGCTTCGACATTCCATTGCAACCCATTTATTAGAAAACGATATGAGCGTAGAAATGGTGCGGGATTTTTTAGGACATGACCAACTAAAGACAACTCAAATTTATACTAAAATAAACCACCTAAAACTAAAACAATGA
- a CDS encoding tyrosine-type recombinase/integrase, translating to MNLHDYLHQNLQPSTVKNYNYEIQKFRSINKNTEKYNYQKIMEYVAHLRKNYNPKSTNRAVAALKKYYQFLIETGKRKDNPTLSIKLRDSKEDPIQLQDLFTEKELELLLQPRKERYPILEKRNKIILSLLVNQALKPGEIQQLKTNDIDLEKAQIHIAKTGLTNSRILPLKAEQIFLLHQYLTKDRNELKTLRNDKNALLLGKLGTPITTDDIHYLVTTYQNQFNKKLTSITIRQSVITNLLAKNNNLRIVQEFAGHKHLDTTEKYKQSGIKALQNAIQIHHPMK from the coding sequence ATGAATTTACACGATTATTTACACCAAAACTTACAACCATCGACAGTCAAAAACTACAATTATGAAATACAAAAATTTAGAAGCATCAATAAAAATACAGAAAAATACAACTATCAAAAAATAATGGAATATGTAGCTCATTTACGAAAAAACTACAATCCGAAAAGTACAAACAGAGCTGTAGCAGCACTCAAAAAATACTATCAGTTTTTAATTGAAACAGGCAAACGAAAAGACAATCCAACCCTAAGCATAAAACTAAGAGACAGCAAAGAAGACCCAATACAATTACAAGATTTATTCACAGAAAAAGAGCTCGAACTACTACTCCAACCTAGAAAAGAACGTTATCCTATTTTAGAAAAAAGAAACAAAATTATACTGAGTTTACTAGTCAATCAAGCTTTAAAACCTGGAGAAATACAACAACTCAAAACAAACGATATTGATCTAGAAAAAGCACAAATACACATTGCAAAAACAGGATTAACCAATAGTAGAATTTTACCACTCAAAGCCGAGCAAATCTTTTTACTACATCAATACCTCACTAAAGACAGAAATGAGCTAAAAACACTTAGAAACGATAAAAACGCTTTACTATTAGGTAAATTAGGCACACCCATAACAACAGATGACATTCATTATTTAGTGACAACGTATCAAAATCAGTTCAATAAAAAGTTAACAAGCATCACCATTAGACAAAGTGTAATCACCAATTTATTAGCCAAAAACAACAACTTAAGAATAGTACAAGAATTTGCAGGACACAAACATTTAGACACTACAGAAAAATACAAACAATCCGGAATAAAAGCCCTGCAAAATGCAATACAAATTCATCATCCAATGAAATAA
- a CDS encoding RHS repeat-associated core domain-containing protein: MGCLKLHTYTHLHIAHTSNTEHSREKKSDAGRYQYKYNGKELQTELGLNMYDYGARNYDPALGRWMNIDPLAEKTQEVYSYVWNNPIMNIDPDGRSGESTHTDKDGNVLAVFNDGDNSVYKHDTAESKDDVEKLRNEKSNNSGGGTKMGETEHWDEFVSPETGKTMTNYRIQFGKSFDPIIGKLNFESKKMDLKEIALNSRGGGIFDLKKDFKNVGALLEGKYATSRSAGNFLAGLNAEGGRMFGVGVNFETFQKLAGALHIEESNGNKLSSSQMKEIVVKGTYNSSNISNFAAPTWGEVNYQYRMSRAGWFKAENSGVMTLNY; encoded by the coding sequence ATGGGATGTCTAAAATTACATACTTACACGCATTTACATATTGCTCACACGAGCAATACGGAACACTCGCGCGAGAAAAAAAGCGATGCAGGACGATACCAGTATAAATACAACGGTAAAGAACTGCAAACGGAGCTTGGGCTTAACATGTACGACTACGGTGCTAGGAATTACGACCCCGCTTTAGGTAGATGGATGAATATAGATCCGTTGGCGGAGAAAACCCAAGAGGTATATAGTTATGTGTGGAACAACCCAATTATGAATATTGACCCTGATGGTAGAAGTGGTGAAAGTACACACACAGATAAAGACGGAAACGTATTAGCTGTATTCAATGATGGCGACAATAGTGTCTACAAACATGATACCGCTGAATCAAAAGACGATGTTGAAAAATTGAGAAATGAAAAATCAAACAATTCTGGAGGTGGAACCAAAATGGGAGAAACTGAACATTGGGATGAATTTGTAAGCCCTGAAACTGGTAAAACTATGACAAATTACAGGATTCAATTTGGTAAATCATTTGACCCTATTATAGGCAAATTAAATTTTGAATCAAAAAAAATGGATTTGAAAGAAATAGCATTAAATTCTAGAGGAGGAGGAATATTTGATTTAAAAAAAGACTTTAAAAATGTTGGAGCATTATTAGAAGGAAAATATGCTACTTCTAGGTCTGCTGGTAATTTTTTAGCTGGATTAAATGCAGAAGGAGGAAGGATGTTCGGAGTAGGCGTGAATTTCGAGACTTTTCAAAAGCTTGCTGGCGCATTACATATAGAAGAAAGCAATGGGAACAAGCTATCAAGTAGTCAAATGAAAGAAATAGTTGTAAAAGGGACTTATAATAGCTCAAATATTTCTAATTTTGCAGCTCCAACATGGGGTGAAGTTAATTATCAATATAGAATGAGTAGAGCTGGTTGGTTTAAAGCAGAAAATTCAGGTGTTATGACTCTTAATTATTAA
- a CDS encoding RHS repeat domain-containing protein, whose translation MIENTTTTNTNYLAGGFQYKNNVLQFFPQAEGYVKNTSGAYSYVFNYTDHLGNVRVSYSDIDGNDSIQADEILEESHYYPFGLKHEGYNSNNQQPNYNYKYNGKELQTELGLNMYDFGARNYDPALGRWMNIDPLAEKTQEVYSYVWNNPIMNIDPDGRSGESTHTDKDGNVLAVFNDGDNSVYKHDTAESKDDVEKLRNEKSNNSGGGTKMGETEHWDEFVSPETGKTMTNYRIQFGKSFDPIIGKLNFESKKMDLKEIALNSRGGGIFDLKKDFKNVGALLEGKYATSRSAGNFLAGLNAEGGRMFGVGVNFETFQKLAGALHIEESNGNKLSSSQMKEIVVKGTYNSSNISNFAAPTWGEVNYQYRMSRAGWFKAENSGVMTLNY comes from the coding sequence GTGATCGAAAACACAACAACAACCAATACCAATTATCTCGCAGGTGGATTTCAATACAAAAACAATGTATTGCAATTTTTTCCACAAGCAGAAGGCTATGTTAAAAACACATCAGGTGCTTACAGTTACGTTTTCAATTACACCGATCATTTAGGTAATGTTAGAGTGAGCTATTCGGACATTGACGGTAACGATAGTATTCAAGCCGATGAAATCTTAGAAGAAAGTCATTACTACCCATTTGGACTGAAACATGAAGGGTATAATTCTAATAATCAACAACCAAATTATAACTATAAATACAACGGAAAAGAACTGCAAACTGAACTAGGATTGAATATGTATGACTTCGGTGCACGAAATTACGACCCCGCTTTAGGTAGATGGATGAATATAGATCCGTTGGCGGAGAAAACCCAAGAGGTATATAGTTATGTGTGGAACAACCCAATTATGAATATTGACCCTGATGGTAGAAGTGGTGAAAGTACACACACAGATAAAGACGGAAACGTATTAGCTGTATTCAATGATGGCGACAATAGTGTCTACAAACATGATACCGCTGAATCAAAAGACGATGTTGAAAAATTGAGAAATGAAAAATCAAACAATTCTGGAGGTGGAACCAAAATGGGAGAAACTGAACATTGGGATGAATTTGTAAGCCCTGAAACTGGTAAAACTATGACAAATTACAGGATTCAATTTGGTAAATCATTTGACCCTATTATAGGCAAATTAAATTTTGAATCAAAAAAAATGGATTTGAAAGAAATAGCATTAAATTCTAGAGGAGGAGGAATATTTGATTTAAAAAAAGACTTTAAAAATGTTGGAGCATTATTAGAAGGAAAATATGCTACTTCTAGGTCTGCTGGTAATTTTTTAGCTGGATTAAATGCAGAAGGAGGAAGGATGTTCGGAGTAGGCGTGAATTTCGAGACTTTTCAAAAGCTTGCTGGCGCATTACATATAGAAGAAAGCAATGGGAACAAGCTATCAAGTAGTCAAATGAAAGAAATAGTTGTAAAAGGGACTTATAATAGCTCAAATATTTCTAATTTTGCAGCTCCAACATGGGGTGAAGTTAATTATCAATATAGAATGAGTAGAGCTGGTTGGTTTAAAGCAGAAAATTCAGGTGTTATGACTCTTAATTATTAA
- a CDS encoding RHS repeat domain-containing protein, producing the protein MTSTPEATWDNPFPTPVTNKTTYLAGFQYKDNCLEFFPHAEGYVKYQYSENSYSYVFNYTDHLGNVRVSYSDIDKNGLLGSEHIQECPKQIGPTPPPCQDLYVSAILEESHYYPFGLKHEGYNSNNQQSNYNYKYNGKELQTELGLNMYDYGARNYDPAIGRWMNIDPLAEKYIDYSPYNYVLNNPVKFVDPDGMQVDNIYGLNTESGDITLLETNDDKTDTLIDTSNQEVISDDVDKGLLYDGQNIMEDGLQTRNYKGGIKLIYDISLHTHDEIGGMIYKNSKGEKYLNVLPYTHSKIEVDENGVSMIAGFSQKLDSPFFTSKDKTFSGTISIMFHTHPGHPDYPKLGYAFPSPGDYSIALDNHDLIGSKNGHSDIYKKIKYFVFGAKTETKGGKTSNVGSYRYGLGRELHSKNFNELMSN; encoded by the coding sequence GTGACATCAACACCAGAAGCTACATGGGACAATCCTTTTCCTACACCTGTAACCAATAAGACTACTTATTTGGCTGGCTTCCAGTATAAAGACAACTGCTTAGAATTTTTTCCACACGCAGAAGGTTATGTAAAATACCAATATAGCGAAAACAGCTATAGTTATGTCTTTAACTATACAGACCACTTAGGAAATGTTAGAGTAAGCTATTCGGACATTGACAAAAATGGTCTTTTAGGTAGTGAACACATACAGGAATGTCCTAAACAAATAGGGCCCACACCTCCTCCATGTCAAGACTTATACGTTTCTGCTATTCTAGAAGAAAGTCATTACTACCCATTTGGACTGAAACATGAAGGGTATAATTCTAATAATCAACAATCTAATTATAACTATAAATACAACGGTAAAGAACTGCAAACAGAACTTGGACTTAACATGTATGACTACGGGGCTAGGAATTATGACCCAGCAATTGGTAGATGGATGAATATTGATCCATTAGCAGAGAAATATATAGATTACAGTCCTTATAACTATGTATTAAATAATCCTGTAAAATTTGTTGACCCTGATGGAATGCAAGTAGACAACATTTATGGTTTAAACACAGAATCTGGAGACATAACACTTCTAGAAACAAATGATGATAAGACAGATACTTTAATTGATACTTCTAACCAAGAAGTCATATCAGACGATGTTGACAAAGGTTTATTATATGATGGACAAAATATTATGGAAGACGGACTCCAAACAAGAAATTACAAAGGAGGAATAAAATTAATCTACGATATTTCTTTACATACACATGACGAGATTGGCGGAATGATTTACAAAAACAGTAAAGGAGAAAAATACCTAAACGTATTACCTTACACACATAGCAAGATAGAAGTAGATGAAAACGGAGTAAGCATGATAGCTGGTTTCTCTCAAAAATTAGATTCTCCTTTTTTTACTTCTAAGGACAAAACTTTTTCGGGAACAATTTCAATTATGTTTCATACACATCCAGGACACCCCGACTATCCAAAATTAGGATACGCATTTCCGTCTCCTGGTGATTACTCAATAGCCTTAGATAACCACGACCTTATAGGTTCTAAAAATGGTCATTCAGATATTTATAAAAAAATTAAATATTTTGTTTTTGGCGCCAAAACAGAGACAAAAGGAGGAAAAACTTCAAATGTAGGATCATATAGATATGGACTAGGAAGAGAATTACATTCAAAAAATTTTAACGAACTAATGTCAAATTAA
- a CDS encoding bifunctional methionine sulfoxide reductase B/A protein: MRILKIAVVGLTVAFSIISCAQKSEKSIEVVSHLSDHTTEIDTNWKQKVIKTDAEWKSVLTEDQYHITREQGTERPFTHEFNDVKEKGVFLCVSCDNPLFGKTTKFNSGTGWPSFYAPYFSKSVKVGQDDSEGMSRDEVSCARCNAHLGHVFNDGPQPTGLRYCIDGIALKFQAAQKLEKVVFAQGCFWCTEHIFEAVKGVKEVISGYAGGKEKNPTYEEVGSGSTAHAEAIEVTYDSSVISYEELLKVYFNSGDITQVNGQGNDVGKQYRSIVFYNNETQKKAAENYIQKLNQSGNYTKKIAVEVVANKKFYVAEDYHQDYVKHNPNQGYVRGVSIPRYKKAITQFPELLK, encoded by the coding sequence ATGAGAATACTTAAAATTGCAGTAGTGGGTTTAACAGTAGCATTTAGCATTATCAGCTGTGCACAAAAATCGGAAAAGAGTATTGAAGTTGTTAGTCATTTGTCAGATCATACAACAGAAATAGACACCAATTGGAAACAAAAAGTAATCAAGACAGACGCAGAATGGAAATCGGTCTTAACAGAGGATCAATATCATATTACGAGAGAGCAAGGAACAGAAAGACCCTTTACACATGAGTTTAATGATGTAAAAGAAAAAGGAGTTTTTCTATGTGTTTCATGTGATAATCCACTTTTTGGAAAAACAACAAAATTCAATTCAGGAACAGGATGGCCGAGTTTCTATGCACCCTATTTTAGCAAAAGTGTAAAGGTAGGTCAGGACGATTCGGAAGGAATGAGTAGAGACGAAGTGAGTTGTGCGCGATGTAATGCACACTTAGGTCATGTTTTTAATGATGGACCACAACCAACAGGTTTAAGGTATTGTATTGATGGAATTGCCTTAAAGTTTCAAGCTGCACAAAAACTAGAAAAAGTGGTTTTTGCACAAGGTTGTTTTTGGTGTACAGAACATATATTTGAAGCTGTAAAAGGAGTAAAAGAAGTAATTTCTGGTTATGCAGGAGGAAAAGAAAAGAACCCAACCTATGAAGAAGTAGGTAGTGGAAGTACAGCACATGCAGAAGCGATAGAAGTAACGTATGATTCTTCCGTAATATCCTATGAAGAATTATTAAAAGTATATTTTAATTCTGGCGACATTACACAAGTAAACGGACAAGGAAATGATGTAGGGAAACAATATCGTTCTATTGTTTTTTATAATAATGAAACACAGAAAAAAGCAGCAGAAAATTATATTCAAAAATTAAACCAGTCGGGCAACTATACTAAAAAAATAGCGGTTGAAGTTGTTGCAAATAAAAAATTTTATGTTGCAGAAGATTACCATCAAGATTATGTGAAGCATAACCCAAACCAAGGCTATGTTCGTGGTGTCTCAATTCCTAGGTATAAAAAAGCAATTACGCAGTTTCCAGAATTATTGAAATAG
- a CDS encoding lipoxygenase family protein codes for MKTLLTVLCVSLVGIILWILYRKYIKKERTILHLPLQELGFKNVPAFPIVLTEVAETLVNLLGRSREITQAKWGLSTIFTIKNFTANAYSFAFGKNESNTKEESIKDLLSEVKKSSDVFYKNASFVETKLKKEGTPYKAFGSEQLTTLSLDHPEQFSLSWTTFGNTYRDASTELLPEWSTTLTDAKVATEAFFPIIAKYGVAYNLLILQKVTDKNYTAYKDYFSSFWTVDMDQLYQEENLYIIDLRIYTILEAQQSEGFDRFTPATFTWLKRDSKTKKITPFAIHVSGYNRNNEQFYRYASSSSAAWLYALQAVKTAVTVYGIWLGHVYHWHLVTATMVMTMYNSFSDTNPISKMLAPQSKHIIGFNDVLLLLWKKAAPPTSIKTAHQFLELIDVFAKGRNFFDDDPKITIEKLGLDEADFTITESWDCYPIVGYLFSIWDIVEEYVTQFVRTAYPTDNSVINDKELQEWIEVSGKQDGGNIKGLPVMNSRASLTKVLTSILYRITAHGISRLDNTANPGMTFVGNFPPCLQSTHIPNPSSEFNTQELLEYLPNTGTIGEMITFYFTFVDSAPYEPIIPLSGVEGQLFFEGGMDNPINTDLVVFRNKLIAFIETYTERNKIPNRPANSAQIHQWPMSIET; via the coding sequence ATGAAAACTTTATTAACCGTACTTTGTGTTTCTCTAGTAGGAATAATCCTTTGGATACTCTACAGGAAATATATTAAAAAAGAAAGAACCATTCTGCATTTACCATTACAAGAATTAGGCTTCAAAAATGTACCCGCTTTTCCTATTGTCTTAACAGAAGTTGCAGAAACATTAGTAAACCTATTGGGAAGAAGTAGGGAAATAACACAAGCAAAATGGGGTTTGTCTACGATATTTACAATTAAGAATTTCACTGCAAATGCTTATTCTTTTGCTTTTGGTAAAAATGAATCGAATACAAAAGAAGAATCGATAAAAGATTTATTAAGCGAAGTGAAGAAAAGCAGTGACGTGTTCTATAAAAACGCATCATTTGTAGAAACTAAGTTAAAAAAAGAAGGCACTCCATACAAGGCATTCGGAAGTGAACAATTAACCACGTTGTCATTAGATCATCCAGAACAATTTTCGCTTTCATGGACTACTTTTGGAAATACCTATCGCGATGCGTCTACTGAATTATTACCAGAATGGTCAACAACATTAACAGATGCAAAAGTTGCAACTGAAGCTTTTTTTCCAATTATTGCAAAATATGGAGTGGCTTATAACTTATTAATACTTCAGAAGGTAACAGATAAAAATTATACAGCCTATAAAGATTACTTTTCATCATTTTGGACAGTAGATATGGATCAATTATATCAAGAAGAAAATCTATATATAATTGATCTAAGAATATACACTATTTTAGAAGCACAACAATCGGAAGGTTTTGATAGGTTTACGCCAGCTACATTTACTTGGCTGAAAAGAGATAGTAAAACTAAAAAAATAACACCATTTGCAATTCATGTTTCAGGCTATAATAGAAATAATGAACAGTTTTACAGGTATGCTTCATCGAGTAGTGCTGCTTGGCTATATGCTTTGCAAGCTGTAAAAACAGCTGTTACAGTTTACGGTATTTGGTTAGGACATGTCTATCATTGGCATTTGGTAACCGCAACTATGGTCATGACGATGTATAATTCATTTTCAGACACTAATCCTATTAGTAAAATGCTAGCTCCACAATCGAAGCATATTATAGGTTTTAACGATGTCTTATTGTTACTTTGGAAAAAAGCAGCACCACCAACTTCAATAAAAACAGCACATCAATTTTTAGAACTAATAGATGTATTTGCAAAAGGAAGAAATTTTTTCGACGATGACCCTAAAATAACCATTGAAAAATTAGGATTAGATGAAGCAGATTTTACCATTACCGAATCTTGGGATTGTTATCCAATTGTTGGCTATCTGTTCTCTATTTGGGATATTGTGGAAGAATATGTAACTCAGTTTGTTCGCACTGCTTATCCAACAGATAATAGTGTGATTAATGATAAAGAACTACAAGAATGGATTGAAGTTTCGGGCAAACAAGATGGCGGTAATATAAAAGGGCTTCCAGTTATGAATTCTAGAGCCTCTTTAACGAAAGTTCTAACGAGCATTTTGTATAGAATAACCGCTCATGGAATTTCTAGATTAGATAATACAGCTAATCCAGGAATGACATTCGTAGGTAATTTTCCTCCATGTTTGCAAAGTACACATATTCCAAATCCATCGAGTGAATTCAATACGCAAGAGTTATTAGAATATTTACCCAATACAGGAACAATCGGTGAAATGATAACATTCTATTTCACTTTTGTAGATTCGGCTCCCTATGAACCAATTATACCCTTATCTGGAGTAGAAGGTCAACTCTTTTTTGAAGGAGGTATGGATAATCCAATTAATACCGATTTGGTCGTTTTTAGAAATAAATTAATTGCATTTATTGAAACATATACAGAACGAAATAAAATTCCAAATCGCCCTGCAAATTCAGCACAAATTCATCAATGGCCAATGAGTATTGAAACCTAA
- a CDS encoding APC family permease: MENKLQSFKANFGTLPVFLTAISTILGAVMFLRFGYAVGEVGFMGTLLIILIGHLVTIPTAMALAEIATNQKVEGGGEYFIISRSFGLNIGSSIGLALYLSQAISVAFYIIAFAESFEAIKPWVSSELGYTITDNRIFSVPALLLLIGLMVTKGADLGMKALYVVVAILFVSLVMFFLGSTDYSNVYDSSLIFKNVDSEKGFFFVFAIIFPAFTGMTAGVGLSGDLKDPKKSIPMGTLAATIVGMVLYVFIALKLVYSASPDDLVNDQLIMSKIALWGPIIPLGLAAATISSALGSFMVAPRTLQAIGSDNVIPNKKVNEFVAAGTAKNNEPKNATIITSVIALVFVLMGDVNAVAEVISMFFMVTYGSLCLISFMQHFAADPSYRPSFKSKWYLSLLGAVLCIYLMFKVNAVYAVASILLMVGIYFYITFNNSNKKGMANIFQGVIHQFSRNLQVFLQKTEKENSDDYWRPGVICLNKDSFERLAAFDMMKWISHRYGFGTYIHFEKGYFSKATRQTADEKLSKLIEMANTTKSNVFLETIISPSNTNAIVQAIQQPGISGHDNNMMLFEFKKGTTEWLTDVVDNYNLIASADYDLCILASSDRNFGYRSEIHVWIKKEDFENANLMILLSYIILGHPDWKKSEIKIFAVVDKANIEKEKDSLIELTTTGRLPISPNNIIMLPIDENVDKIQLINETSKSADLTILGFHESNLKTKGIEIFNTYNGLGNVLFVNTRHSKLIK; this comes from the coding sequence ATGGAAAATAAACTACAATCCTTTAAAGCTAATTTTGGTACTTTACCGGTTTTTCTAACTGCTATTTCAACTATTTTAGGAGCAGTTATGTTCTTAAGGTTTGGATATGCAGTAGGCGAAGTTGGTTTTATGGGGACTTTACTTATTATTTTAATAGGGCATTTAGTGACAATACCAACAGCAATGGCTTTGGCAGAAATTGCAACTAACCAAAAAGTTGAAGGTGGAGGCGAGTATTTTATTATTTCACGTTCGTTTGGTTTAAATATAGGCTCTTCTATCGGATTGGCTCTTTATTTATCTCAAGCAATTAGTGTAGCGTTTTATATAATAGCTTTTGCCGAATCATTTGAAGCTATTAAACCATGGGTAAGTAGTGAACTTGGGTACACAATTACGGACAATAGAATTTTCAGTGTACCTGCATTATTATTGTTAATTGGATTGATGGTGACTAAAGGTGCAGATTTAGGAATGAAAGCTCTATATGTTGTTGTAGCTATTCTTTTTGTTTCCTTAGTAATGTTTTTTTTAGGATCAACAGATTATTCTAATGTGTACGATAGCTCCTTGATTTTTAAAAATGTAGACTCTGAAAAAGGATTTTTCTTTGTTTTCGCAATTATATTTCCTGCATTTACAGGTATGACTGCTGGTGTTGGCTTGTCTGGAGATTTAAAAGATCCAAAGAAGTCTATACCAATGGGAACACTTGCAGCAACAATTGTAGGAATGGTTCTTTATGTTTTTATTGCCTTGAAGCTAGTTTATTCTGCTTCACCTGATGATTTGGTTAATGATCAATTGATCATGAGTAAAATTGCATTGTGGGGACCTATAATTCCTTTAGGACTTGCAGCTGCTACAATATCGTCGGCATTAGGTTCATTTATGGTAGCTCCAAGAACGCTTCAGGCTATTGGTTCTGATAATGTGATTCCAAACAAGAAAGTAAATGAATTTGTAGCTGCAGGAACTGCAAAAAATAACGAACCTAAAAATGCAACTATTATAACAAGTGTAATTGCTTTGGTTTTCGTTTTAATGGGCGATGTTAATGCTGTTGCCGAAGTTATATCTATGTTTTTTATGGTTACATATGGTTCTTTATGTTTAATTTCATTTATGCAACATTTTGCTGCAGATCCATCCTATAGACCTTCATTTAAATCAAAATGGTATTTGTCATTATTAGGTGCTGTTTTATGTATCTATCTAATGTTTAAAGTTAATGCAGTATATGCTGTTGCTTCAATTTTATTGATGGTTGGAATTTATTTTTATATTACATTCAATAACAGTAATAAGAAAGGTATGGCTAATATTTTTCAAGGTGTTATTCATCAATTTAGTAGAAATCTTCAGGTTTTTCTTCAAAAGACAGAAAAAGAAAATTCTGATGATTATTGGAGGCCAGGAGTTATTTGTTTAAATAAAGATAGTTTTGAAAGGTTAGCTGCTTTTGATATGATGAAATGGATTTCTCATCGTTATGGTTTTGGTACGTATATTCATTTTGAGAAAGGATATTTTTCTAAAGCAACAAGACAAACTGCCGATGAAAAATTGAGTAAATTGATTGAAATGGCAAATACAACAAAATCAAATGTTTTTTTAGAAACGATAATAAGTCCTTCTAATACAAATGCGATTGTTCAGGCTATTCAACAACCAGGAATTTCAGGTCATGATAATAATATGATGCTTTTTGAATTTAAAAAGGGAACTACAGAATGGTTGACTGATGTTGTGGATAATTATAATTTAATTGCCTCAGCTGATTACGATTTATGTATTTTAGCGAGTTCAGACCGTAATTTTGGATATAGAAGTGAAATTCATGTTTGGATAAAGAAAGAAGATTTTGAAAACGCAAATTTAATGATCTTGTTGTCTTATATTATCTTAGGTCATCCAGATTGGAAAAAATCGGAGATTAAGATTTTTGCAGTTGTTGATAAAGCGAATATCGAAAAAGAAAAGGATAGTTTGATTGAATTAACTACTACTGGACGTTTACCAATTTCACCTAATAATATTATTATGTTGCCAATAGATGAAAATGTTGATAAAATTCAGTTGATTAATGAAACCTCGAAATCGGCAGATTTAACGATTCTAGGGTTTCATGAAAGTAATCTAAAGACGAAAGGAATAGAAATTTTTAATACTTATAATGGACTAGGAAATGTTTTATTCGTTAACACACGACATAGTAAATTAATTAAATAG